The Prevotella sp. E2-28 genome includes the window TTTTACGAACTTCCAACAGTTTCTCGTGGGCTTCATCATAAGTGCGATAGTTCCCCAAACGGCAAATCCACCGTGGAGAATAGAAGTGTACGTAAACCTCTTCTCCAGGAAAGAGGCTTCTTAATGATCGTCCAGCCTGTTCTGCGCGTTGTCTGTCTTGTCGGGTGTTACCGCCAGCCAACACCTGAACACGGTATCCTATAGCTTTGAATGTTCGTTTCGGCGTATTATTCAGTGAATCTATTTCTTGCAGACTCTCTATCGTGTCTTTTATCTCCTGAGTAACATGTGTGTCTTTCTTGTTATCTCTGGATGTTGGCTTGACGGGTGTTGTCTTTTTTATTGTTGGCTTTTGTTTAACAGTAGGCACTGGCCCGTTTACCAGTTCGTCTATTGCTGTATCCTGATGAATGGTAATAGTACCTTCCCCCGTTTTCGTTTTCTGAATATTCTGGGTGAAGGTTTGTGCGGTTAAAGGTAAAAAAGTAAAAAGGTAAAAGGGTAAAATGACTAATACCTTTTTAATAATGGGTTGCAATATTCCAGTTTTCATACGCATAATCATTACTCTTTTTACTCTTTTACTTTTTTACCTTTTTATTTTTTACTTGAAGGCGTCGATAATACCCTTGAAGTCAGCAGCCTTCAGAGAAGCGCCGCCAATCAGACCGCCATCGATGTCGGGCTTAGCGAACAGCTCAGGAGCGTTGCTTGCTTTGCATGAACCACCATAGAGGATAGTGGTGTCATCAGCAACAGCCTGACCGTACTTCTCGGCAATGATTGAACGGATGTAAGCGTGAATCTCCTCAGCCTGCTCAGCAGTAGCGGTCTTACCAGTACCGATAGCCCAGATTGGCTCGTAGGCGATAACGATCTTACGGAAGTCCTCCTCGCTCAGGTTGAATACTGAACCCTCGAGTTCTGCCTTAACTACCTCGTTCTGCTTGCCAGCTTCGCGCTCCTCCAGGCTCTCACCGATACAGAAGATAACCTTCAGATCGTTTTTCTGAGCCAGAAGCACCTTCTCTTTCAGAATCTCTGGAGTCTCCTTGTAGTACTCACGACGCTCTGAGTGACCCAGAATCACATACTGAGCACCTGTGCTCTTTACCATCTCGGCGCTAACCTCACCAGTGAAAGCACCTTTCTCCTTGTCAGCGCAGTTCTCAGCACCCAGACCGATGATGTTCTGGTCGAGGAACTGTGCGATAGAAGCGAGGTGGATGAATGGAGTGCAGATTACTACACCACAGTTGGGCTTCTCAGCCTTCAATGTCTCGTTCAGCTCTTTTGCCAGAGCAACGCCATCCTGGAGATTCATGTTCATCTTCCAGTTTCCTGCAACAATTTTCTTTCTCATTTTTGTTTCTTTTTTATAAATACAATTACTATTATGTTGTTTCCTTATCCATTTTGTCCACATCCACAGACGATCGGTGACAGAGAGTATTGCCAGTGGTAGTACGAACCATAACATGACCTCTACAATATGACGTGTCGTGGTATTGTCAGGTGCCTGTCCTATTTCCAGTTCATCCAATGGTGACGTTAGGTCGTACTCGTTGGGCAGTCTGTTGTGACTCCATTTGCGAATCACTGTTCCGTCTTTGAGTAGAAGCAGTCCCGGATTACTTCGAATAATGGTCTTCAGCGTTGTTCCGTCAGTCAGGCAGAAGGGGTATTCTGCGCCAGTAATGTCACGCCAACGGTTGATGCCGGTCTCTCCACTTGCTGTTAGGCCGTAGAACAGATAGCCATTGTCTTTTGCGTACTCGTATATCTGGTTTATCAAATCCAGTTGCGAGTCATCGGCTTTTTCAAGCCATGGGGCAACGAGCAAGAAGGTGTAGCCTTCATTGTTGAGCACTTGCTCTGTGATGTCTTCCCCGTCGTCAGCCTTTTCTATGAAGAAGTCTGCATAGGGCGACTCGTTGCCTTCCATCATCTGTGTCCATCCTTTTCGCAGGTCAGTACCTTCCTGATAGGGACGGAAGTCGAATTGCGGCCTGTCGTATAGACTCCATCCTGATATAACCAGGATAAACAGCATAGAGTAGTTAATGACTATCCATTGGTTTGACTTGCTGACAAAGCGAAACATCTCCAATGGCCATTTTACCACCGTTATTGCTGCCGCTAACAGAATAATGTTCTTCCAGAACGTCTGCCAGTTCGTTAGCACAAGTGCGTCGCCGAAACAGCCACAGTCGCTGATGGGGTTAGCCAGTGCCAGCCATAGTGTCAATGGTGTCATAATGCTCAGGATAACCGCTATTACCCTGGATGTGGCTCTGCGTCTAATGGCAAACAGCAGGAATATGCCTAAGCAAAACTCCAGTGCTGCCAATCCTACGGCGAAAGCCAAAAGAGCCATGTCTGGCAACCATTTGCCTAGATGCATGGCTAATAAATAGTCTTGCATTTTGTACAGCGTGCCTAATGGATCAACGGCCTTAACAAATCCTGAGAGGATAAAGACCACGCCCAACAGCAGGCGGCACAGGTTGACTATTGTTTTTTTCATTCTCCCAACTTAATCAGTCCGAAAACCGCGTAGTTGATGATGTCCATATAGTTAGCGTCAATGCCCTCGCTTACGAGAGTCTTGCCGCTCAGATTCTCTATCTCCTTGATGCGCTCAATCTTGGTAAGGATCAGGTCCGTATAACTACTTACCCTCATGCCGCGCCAAGCCTCGTCGTAGTCGTGGTTCTTGCGCTTCATCAGTTCCAACGCCTCGTGGGCATAGTGGTCATAGAGTTTCATGGCAGCATCATTGTCCATATCGACCGTATCGGCGAAGCCTTTCTCTAACTGT containing:
- a CDS encoding DUF1599 domain-containing protein — protein: MDKFEKTNAEFEAAVAECRDMFSKKLHDYKASWRILRPSSLTDQLFIKAKRIRSLEIKQESLVGEGIRPEFVALINYGIVGLIQLEKGFADTVDMDNDAAMKLYDHYAHEALELMKRKNHDYDEAWRGMRVSSYTDLILTKIERIKEIENLSGKTLVSEGIDANYMDIINYAVFGLIKLGE
- a CDS encoding SPOR domain-containing protein; translation: MKTGILQPIIKKVLVILPFYLFTFLPLTAQTFTQNIQKTKTGEGTITIHQDTAIDELVNGPVPTVKQKPTIKKTTPVKPTSRDNKKDTHVTQEIKDTIESLQEIDSLNNTPKRTFKAIGYRVQVLAGGNTRQDRQRAEQAGRSLRSLFPGEEVYVHFYSPRWICRLGNYRTYDEAHEKLLEVRKMGYEAATIVKGKITLTEEIK
- the tpiA gene encoding triose-phosphate isomerase, producing the protein MKKTIVNLCRLLLGVVFILSGFVKAVDPLGTLYKMQDYLLAMHLGKWLPDMALLAFAVGLAALEFCLGIFLLFAIRRRATSRVIAVILSIMTPLTLWLALANPISDCGCFGDALVLTNWQTFWKNIILLAAAITVVKWPLEMFRFVSKSNQWIVINYSMLFILVISGWSLYDRPQFDFRPYQEGTDLRKGWTQMMEGNESPYADFFIEKADDGEDITEQVLNNEGYTFLLVAPWLEKADDSQLDLINQIYEYAKDNGYLFYGLTASGETGINRWRDITGAEYPFCLTDGTTLKTIIRSNPGLLLLKDGTVIRKWSHNRLPNEYDLTSPLDELEIGQAPDNTTTRHIVEVMLWFVLPLAILSVTDRLWMWTKWIRKQHNSNCIYKKETKMRKKIVAGNWKMNMNLQDGVALAKELNETLKAEKPNCGVVICTPFIHLASIAQFLDQNIIGLGAENCADKEKGAFTGEVSAEMVKSTGAQYVILGHSERREYYKETPEILKEKVLLAQKNDLKVIFCIGESLEEREAGKQNEVVKAELEGSVFNLSEEDFRKIVIAYEPIWAIGTGKTATAEQAEEIHAYIRSIIAEKYGQAVADDTTILYGGSCKASNAPELFAKPDIDGGLIGGASLKAADFKGIIDAFK